A stretch of Petrotoga mexicana DSM 14811 DNA encodes these proteins:
- a CDS encoding cation:proton antiporter subunit C: protein MNIFYILTLSIILIGLFGIIVKKDLILIFINLGVFQGGIVLFFVLLAYDANSPIISTHLQSYADPLIHSFLLTVIVIGFANLALMLVFAMILSSKFKTLEVDEIEKKVKKK, encoded by the coding sequence ATGAATATTTTCTATATCCTGACCTTATCAATAATACTTATTGGCTTATTTGGAATTATCGTAAAGAAAGATCTTATCTTAATATTTATTAACCTCGGGGTATTCCAAGGGGGAATAGTTCTTTTTTTTGTTCTTTTAGCCTATGATGCAAATTCACCTATCATCAGCACACATCTACAAAGTTACGCGGACCCACTCATACATTCTTTTCTACTTACCGTTATAGTAATTGGATTTGCAAATTTGGCATTAATGTTAGTTTTTGCAATGATATTATCTTCCAAATTCAAGACCCTTGAGGTTGACGAAATTGAAAAGAAAGTCAAGAAAAAATAA
- a CDS encoding MnhB domain-containing protein has translation MKKYIVLTLTIIIFFVLGLNLKVGDMKSFYESSEILTENGSINMVSAIVLDYRIYDTFFEILVFTVVIIGISEFIGKIPTVASDDQQIIYDTPIIKVITPIIFQIIVLISLYIAITGHIAPGGGFAAGTILGTGFLAVSLVRPTDEIENLFVKSKIEKLKMLVPLFIIIYGLLGYTWGDTIFSNFHLNGYPGELASGGSAILLNFLIYFEVFGGSWTILYRFLKHKGLL, from the coding sequence TTGAAAAAGTACATTGTTTTAACCTTGACAATCATAATTTTCTTCGTTCTTGGATTAAATTTAAAAGTTGGAGATATGAAAAGTTTCTATGAATCTTCTGAAATCCTTACCGAAAATGGATCGATTAATATGGTTTCTGCTATTGTTCTTGATTATAGGATATACGACACCTTTTTTGAAATATTAGTTTTTACGGTGGTAATCATTGGTATTTCCGAATTTATAGGGAAAATTCCAACGGTTGCTTCCGACGACCAACAGATAATATACGATACACCAATCATAAAGGTTATAACTCCAATAATTTTTCAAATAATAGTCTTAATCTCTCTTTATATTGCGATAACCGGGCATATAGCCCCTGGTGGTGGATTTGCTGCAGGTACTATTCTAGGAACAGGTTTTCTTGCTGTTTCCCTGGTTAGACCAACGGATGAAATAGAAAACTTGTTTGTAAAATCTAAAATCGAGAAGCTAAAAATGTTGGTTCCTTTATTCATAATAATATACGGTTTATTAGGATATACTTGGGGAGATACAATTTTTTCTAATTTCCATCTAAATGGATATCCCGGGGAGCTGGCTAGTGGAGGGTCTGCCATTTTACTAAACTTTTTAATTTATTTCGAGGTTTTTGGTGGATCATGGACTATTCTGTATAGATTTTTAAAACATAAGGGGTTATTATGA